A region of Plantactinospora sp. BC1 DNA encodes the following proteins:
- the nth gene encoding endonuclease III: protein MSATDDSAQTGVGVAPGEATRAIRTARPTRRTVESELGRKRRARRIGRVLTETHPDAHCELNHQGPLQLAVATILSAQCTDQRVNEVTPKLFARYPTAADYAGADRAELEEMIRPTGFFRNKTNSLINLGRQLVERYDGQVPRRIEDLVTLPGIGRKTANVILGNAFGVPGITVDTHFDRLMHRWELTTETDPVKIEHAVGALYERRDWTMLSHRVIFHGRRVCHARKPACGACTLARLCPSYGLGPTDPAAAAKLLKGPRARELAVQAGVDPDLVPATAAAGDTP, encoded by the coding sequence GTGAGTGCCACTGACGACTCCGCGCAGACCGGAGTCGGAGTCGCGCCCGGCGAGGCGACCCGGGCGATCCGGACGGCGCGGCCGACCCGCCGTACCGTCGAATCAGAGCTGGGCCGCAAGCGGCGGGCCCGGCGGATCGGCCGGGTGCTGACCGAGACGCACCCCGACGCCCACTGCGAGCTCAACCACCAGGGTCCGCTGCAACTGGCGGTGGCGACCATCCTCTCCGCGCAATGCACCGACCAGCGGGTCAACGAGGTGACGCCGAAGCTGTTCGCCCGCTATCCGACGGCGGCCGACTACGCCGGGGCGGACCGGGCCGAGCTGGAGGAGATGATCCGGCCCACCGGGTTCTTCCGGAACAAGACCAATTCTCTGATCAACCTCGGTCGCCAGCTCGTCGAGCGGTACGACGGCCAGGTGCCCCGCCGGATCGAAGACCTGGTGACCCTGCCCGGGATCGGCCGCAAGACCGCCAACGTCATCCTCGGCAACGCCTTCGGGGTGCCCGGGATAACCGTCGACACCCATTTCGACCGGTTGATGCACCGCTGGGAGCTGACCACCGAAACCGATCCGGTCAAGATCGAGCACGCCGTCGGTGCGCTCTACGAGCGGCGCGACTGGACCATGCTCTCGCACCGGGTGATCTTCCACGGCCGGCGGGTCTGCCACGCCCGCAAGCCGGCCTGCGGTGCCTGCACCCTGGCCCGGCTCTGCCCCTCCTACGGACTCGGCCCGACCGACCCGGCCGCCGCCGCGAAACTGCTCAAGGGTCCCCGGGCCCGGGAGCTGGCGGTGCAGGCCGGGGTCGATCCCGACCTGGTGCCGGCGACCGCCGCCGCCGGCGACACCCCGTGA
- a CDS encoding TlpA disulfide reductase family protein: MKRLTLGGPLLALLLLGTACTGRNAEPETGPAPVGQNATTTAFTDCAALTTPAGTSGTTNASPGTSGTPANTTSTPAGTSGTTSAPSGTTSAPAGTTSASAGTPGTPVGTPGATAAAGRSLPALELPCFVGAGEVAVAELRGPAVLNLWASWCAPCRKELPAFQRLADRAGDRLRVVGVNSGDSRPAAQSIGEDFGLEFPNLYDRDKKLLTGLGGRAVLPVTLFVDAEGRIRHRDETGALDDAELVTLVRRHLGVAVPS, translated from the coding sequence GTGAAGCGGCTGACACTCGGCGGGCCGCTGCTGGCACTGCTGCTGCTCGGCACCGCCTGCACCGGCCGGAACGCGGAGCCGGAGACCGGACCGGCGCCGGTCGGGCAGAACGCCACGACGACCGCCTTCACCGACTGCGCCGCGCTGACCACCCCGGCCGGCACATCCGGCACAACCAACGCCTCGCCCGGCACGTCCGGCACCCCGGCCAACACAACCAGCACCCCAGCCGGCACGTCCGGCACAACCAGCGCCCCGTCCGGCACAACCAGCGCCCCGGCCGGCACAACCAGCGCCTCGGCGGGCACGCCCGGCACCCCGGTGGGCACGCCCGGCGCGACAGCGGCAGCGGGACGGTCGTTGCCGGCGCTGGAGCTGCCCTGCTTCGTCGGGGCCGGCGAGGTCGCCGTGGCCGAGCTGCGCGGGCCGGCCGTACTCAACCTCTGGGCCTCGTGGTGCGCGCCGTGCCGCAAGGAGCTGCCCGCGTTCCAGCGGCTCGCCGACCGGGCCGGCGACCGGCTCCGGGTGGTCGGGGTGAACAGCGGGGACTCGCGCCCCGCCGCCCAGTCGATCGGCGAGGACTTCGGGCTGGAGTTTCCCAACCTCTACGACCGGGACAAGAAGCTGCTGACCGGGCTGGGTGGTCGGGCGGTACTGCCGGTCACGCTCTTCGTGGACGCCGAGGGGCGGATCCGGCACCGGGACGAGACGGGCGCCCTCGACGACGCCGAGCTGGTCACGCTCGTCCGGCGGCACCTGGGGGTGGCGGTGCCGTCGTGA
- a CDS encoding CoA pyrophosphatase — MTEHELPAWCEPLLTRVRSARTEDFTRVRTPANGGRDSAVLVLLGEQPEHGLDVLILQRAATLRTHAGQPAFPGGARDPEDEDAAATALREAHEEVGLDPTSVTVLAQLPRLWIPVSDFVVTPVLAWWHRPHPVHSREPAEVAHVARLPIAELVDPANRVRVRHPSGWIGPAFQSRGMLVWGFTAGVLATLLEMAGWARPWPQDRILDLPPTSPPPGSAPGIEEADEADEADELTRPTTPS; from the coding sequence GTGACCGAGCACGAGCTTCCGGCATGGTGCGAGCCGCTGCTCACCCGGGTCCGGTCGGCCCGCACCGAGGATTTCACCCGGGTACGCACCCCGGCCAACGGCGGGCGGGACAGTGCCGTACTGGTGCTCCTCGGCGAGCAGCCCGAGCACGGGCTCGACGTACTGATCCTGCAACGGGCCGCGACCCTGCGTACCCATGCCGGGCAGCCGGCCTTTCCGGGCGGGGCGCGCGATCCGGAGGACGAGGACGCGGCGGCGACCGCCCTGCGGGAGGCGCACGAGGAGGTCGGCCTCGATCCGACCAGCGTCACCGTGCTGGCGCAACTGCCCCGGCTGTGGATTCCGGTCAGCGACTTCGTCGTCACCCCGGTACTCGCCTGGTGGCACCGGCCCCATCCGGTGCACTCGCGGGAGCCGGCCGAGGTGGCGCACGTTGCCCGGCTGCCGATCGCCGAACTCGTCGACCCGGCCAACCGGGTCCGGGTACGCCATCCCAGCGGCTGGATCGGGCCGGCCTTCCAGTCCCGGGGCATGCTGGTCTGGGGGTTCACCGCAGGGGTGCTCGCCACGCTGTTGGAGATGGCCGGCTGGGCGCGACCCTGGCCGCAGGACCGGATTCTCGACCTGCCGCCGACGAGTCCGCCGCCGGGTTCCGCGCCCGGCATCGAGGAGGCCGACGAGGCCGACGAAGCCGACGAGCTGACCCGGCCGACGACACCCTCCTGA
- the mycP gene encoding type VII secretion-associated serine protease mycosin, translating into MTRLPQIPERAVARVAGVALLATAGIAGSLFGPRPAPATAAVPAPPLSLPVLADAVRDEQWQLDEFNAKAIWKVAAGKGVTVAVVDSGVDASHADLAGQVLPGIDLVDGSGNGQTDPVGHGTTVAALIAGRNDDTRGVAGLAPKAKILPVRVLDEENRYDDALIVAKGVRWAVDNGAQVVNLSLGGTGESPALAAALDYAFARDVVVVACTGNLGSSAGKRVWYPAREPGVVAVAGLERESDALWSGSITGAETVLSAPATGLTGARPGGFWRVQGTSFAAPLVAAAAALVRSHWPKMSAGDVVNRLINTARDVGPSGRDDRFGFGVVDPVAALNGEVSSVRSNPLDDGAAPPGVAGFGSAPGQESATPPPGDGAESVGTAASGRSADWTAQAAGNQVDDPSPGLWSGAGLLFLVVVAGAVLVARRRFPRDHP; encoded by the coding sequence GTGACCAGGCTGCCGCAGATACCCGAACGTGCTGTCGCCCGGGTCGCCGGAGTGGCGCTGCTCGCCACGGCCGGGATCGCCGGATCGCTGTTCGGTCCGCGTCCGGCACCGGCGACGGCCGCCGTGCCGGCGCCGCCGCTCAGCCTGCCCGTGCTGGCCGACGCGGTACGCGACGAGCAGTGGCAGTTGGACGAGTTCAACGCCAAGGCCATCTGGAAGGTCGCCGCCGGCAAGGGCGTCACGGTGGCGGTGGTCGACTCCGGAGTGGACGCCTCACACGCCGACCTCGCCGGGCAGGTGCTGCCCGGCATCGACCTGGTCGACGGGAGCGGCAACGGCCAGACCGACCCGGTGGGGCACGGCACCACGGTCGCCGCCCTGATCGCCGGCCGCAACGACGACACCCGGGGCGTCGCCGGGCTCGCCCCCAAGGCCAAGATCCTGCCGGTCCGGGTGCTCGACGAGGAGAACCGCTACGACGACGCGCTGATCGTGGCCAAGGGCGTCCGGTGGGCGGTCGACAACGGCGCCCAGGTGGTGAACCTGTCGCTGGGCGGCACCGGGGAGAGCCCCGCACTCGCCGCCGCCCTCGACTACGCCTTCGCCCGGGACGTGGTCGTCGTCGCCTGCACCGGCAACCTCGGCTCGTCCGCCGGCAAACGCGTCTGGTATCCGGCCCGCGAGCCGGGCGTGGTCGCCGTGGCCGGCCTGGAACGCGAGAGCGACGCGCTCTGGTCGGGTTCGATCACCGGCGCCGAGACGGTGCTCTCCGCCCCGGCCACCGGCCTCACCGGCGCCCGGCCGGGCGGCTTCTGGCGGGTCCAGGGCACCAGCTTCGCCGCGCCGCTGGTGGCCGCGGCGGCGGCCCTGGTCCGGTCACACTGGCCGAAGATGTCCGCCGGTGACGTGGTCAACCGGCTGATCAACACCGCCCGGGACGTCGGCCCCTCCGGCCGGGACGACCGGTTCGGCTTCGGTGTCGTCGACCCGGTCGCCGCGTTGAACGGCGAGGTGTCGAGCGTACGGAGCAATCCGCTGGACGACGGCGCGGCGCCGCCCGGCGTCGCCGGCTTCGGCAGCGCGCCCGGTCAGGAGTCCGCGACCCCGCCGCCCGGCGACGGCGCGGAGAGCGTCGGTACCGCCGCCTCCGGCCGTTCCGCCGACTGGACCGCCCAGGCGGCGGGGAACCAGGTCGACGACCCGTCGCCCGGGCTGTGGAGCGGTGCCGGGCTGCTCTTCCTGGTGGTCGTCGCCGGTGCGGTGCTGGTGGCCCGGCGCCGCTTCCCCCGCGACCACCCCTGA
- a CDS encoding CapA family protein codes for MFGGDDQAGPQAGPSAAGSASAAPSPTGEPAPKVISMSATGDIVMGNAPGRLPANGGKGFFNSVKKALAADLVMGNLEEPLTDDTGTSKCGANSTRCHQFRAPPSYAGHLKEAGFELLNQANNHGYDYGKAGYENTQEALEKYGLQHTGAPNQITVVDVEGVKVAVAGFSSYAWSNSLTNISSAKKVIQKAATMADLVVVQVHMGGEGSEKTRVRPGTEMFLGENRGDPIKFSHSMIDAGADLVVGHGPHVMRALEFYKGRLIAYSLGNFAGGEGTLSNNGRLGWGAVLKVSLTAEGEWAGGQLVSTYMNGAGRPTMDSQRRAAGLVRDLCRSDFPKTGARVAADGKITPPAAAS; via the coding sequence ATGTTCGGCGGCGACGATCAGGCCGGGCCGCAGGCCGGGCCGAGCGCCGCCGGTTCGGCCTCGGCCGCCCCGTCGCCGACCGGTGAACCGGCACCCAAGGTCATCTCCATGTCCGCCACCGGGGACATCGTGATGGGCAACGCTCCGGGGCGGCTGCCGGCCAATGGTGGCAAGGGCTTCTTCAACTCGGTCAAGAAGGCGCTCGCCGCCGATCTGGTGATGGGCAACCTCGAGGAGCCGCTGACCGACGACACCGGTACCTCCAAGTGCGGCGCCAACTCCACCCGCTGCCACCAGTTCCGGGCTCCGCCGTCGTACGCCGGGCACCTCAAGGAGGCCGGCTTCGAGCTGCTCAACCAGGCCAACAACCACGGGTACGACTACGGCAAGGCCGGTTACGAGAACACCCAGGAGGCCCTGGAGAAGTACGGCCTCCAGCACACCGGCGCGCCCAACCAGATCACCGTGGTCGACGTCGAGGGCGTCAAGGTGGCGGTGGCCGGCTTCTCGTCGTACGCCTGGTCGAACAGCCTGACCAACATCAGCTCGGCGAAGAAGGTGATCCAGAAGGCCGCCACCATGGCGGACCTGGTCGTCGTGCAGGTGCACATGGGCGGCGAGGGCTCGGAGAAGACCCGGGTCCGTCCCGGCACGGAGATGTTCCTCGGCGAGAACCGGGGCGACCCGATCAAGTTCTCGCACTCGATGATCGACGCGGGTGCCGACCTGGTCGTCGGGCACGGGCCGCACGTGATGCGGGCGCTGGAGTTCTACAAGGGCCGGCTGATCGCGTACAGCCTCGGCAACTTCGCCGGTGGCGAGGGGACGCTCAGCAACAACGGCCGGCTCGGCTGGGGAGCGGTGCTCAAGGTCTCGCTGACCGCCGAGGGCGAGTGGGCGGGCGGGCAGCTCGTCTCGACGTACATGAACGGCGCGGGCAGGCCGACGATGGACTCACAGCGGCGCGCCGCCGGTCTCGTCCGGGACCTGTGCAGGTCCGACTTCCCGAAGACCGGCGCTCGGGTGGCTGCGGACGGCAAGATCACGCCGCCGGCCGCCGCGAGCTGA
- a CDS encoding MarP family serine protease, which yields MSVVDVVLILLMLLFAISGYRQGFVIGLLSFTGFFGGALIGLQVGPLLAEQFTSNSTRVVVALASIFGLAVLGQALAGWLGSHLRHAITSQAGRTADDVGGAVVSLLAVLLVAWLVAVPLASSSLPGLASAVRNSALLTVVDRVLPPEAQALSRALRDTVDTNGFPDVFGGLAPTRSREVASPDPALAGSQVVVNGRRSVVKVLGNAPSCSRRIEGSGFVYAENRVMTNAHVVAGTRTVQVEVAGERHSARVVVYDPDRDLAVLYVPELSAPVMRFATGEAAIEDDAIVLGFPLDGPYNAQPARIRDVGEIAGPDIYESGRVNREIYTIRGLVRSGNSGGPLVAPDGQVLGVIFAAAADDPNTGFAVTADEARSTASTGLERTRVTNTGACT from the coding sequence GTGTCGGTGGTGGATGTCGTTCTGATCCTGCTCATGTTGCTGTTCGCGATCAGCGGCTACCGGCAGGGATTCGTCATCGGTCTGCTCTCCTTCACCGGCTTCTTCGGCGGCGCACTGATCGGGTTGCAGGTCGGTCCGCTGCTCGCGGAGCAGTTCACCAGCAACTCGACCCGGGTAGTGGTCGCGCTGGCCTCGATCTTCGGCCTGGCGGTGCTCGGCCAGGCGCTCGCCGGCTGGCTCGGCTCACACCTGCGGCACGCCATCACCAGCCAGGCCGGCCGGACGGCCGACGACGTCGGCGGGGCGGTGGTCTCGCTGCTCGCCGTACTCCTGGTGGCCTGGCTGGTGGCCGTACCGCTGGCCTCCTCCTCGCTGCCAGGGCTGGCCAGCGCGGTCCGCAACAGCGCGCTGCTGACCGTGGTGGACCGGGTACTGCCGCCGGAGGCGCAGGCGCTGTCCCGGGCGCTGCGGGACACCGTCGACACCAACGGCTTCCCGGACGTCTTCGGCGGGCTGGCCCCGACCCGGTCCCGCGAGGTGGCCTCGCCCGACCCGGCGTTGGCCGGCTCGCAGGTGGTGGTGAACGGGCGGCGTTCGGTGGTCAAGGTGCTCGGCAACGCGCCCAGCTGCTCCCGCCGGATCGAGGGCTCCGGTTTCGTCTACGCCGAAAACCGGGTGATGACCAACGCGCACGTGGTGGCCGGCACCCGGACCGTCCAGGTCGAGGTGGCCGGTGAGCGGCACAGCGCCCGGGTGGTCGTCTACGACCCGGACCGCGACCTGGCGGTGCTCTACGTACCGGAGCTGTCCGCCCCGGTGATGCGGTTCGCCACCGGTGAGGCGGCGATCGAGGACGATGCCATCGTGCTCGGGTTCCCGCTGGACGGGCCCTACAACGCCCAGCCGGCGCGGATCCGTGACGTCGGCGAGATCGCCGGTCCGGACATCTACGAGTCGGGCCGGGTCAACCGGGAGATCTACACGATCCGGGGCCTGGTCCGCAGCGGCAACTCCGGTGGCCCACTGGTCGCCCCGGACGGTCAGGTGCTCGGGGTGATCTTCGCGGCGGCAGCCGACGACCCGAACACCGGCTTCGCGGTGACGGCCGACGAGGCCCGCTCCACCGCCAGCACCGGCCTGGAGCGGACCAGGGTCACCAACACCGGCGCCTGCACCTGA
- a CDS encoding adenosylcobinamide amidohydrolase: MLRELELTYRVEDGREAPLLVWRLDRPALAISSGPLGGGIGVRHWVVNATVPMSYRRDDPDAHLGELAERLGLRGPGVGLLTGVDVAEVVAADDHGVRIWATVGLGAPIWAADVSAPPPEPATAPDPRATVHPAGPAGPASTAVQHVGTVNIVALLPERLGDAALVNAVATITEAKAQALRELGLPATGTATDAVTVLCPPDGPAEPYGGPRSRWGAPLARAACRAVREGGARPTVPWSQR; the protein is encoded by the coding sequence GTGCTGCGCGAACTGGAGCTGACCTACCGGGTCGAGGACGGGCGGGAGGCTCCGCTGCTGGTCTGGCGGCTCGACCGGCCCGCGCTGGCGATCAGCTCCGGCCCGCTCGGTGGCGGGATCGGGGTACGGCACTGGGTGGTCAACGCGACCGTGCCGATGTCGTACCGCCGGGACGACCCGGACGCCCACCTCGGTGAGCTGGCCGAGCGGCTCGGCCTGCGCGGACCCGGGGTCGGACTGCTCACCGGCGTCGACGTCGCGGAGGTGGTGGCCGCCGACGACCACGGTGTCCGGATCTGGGCCACCGTCGGTCTCGGTGCCCCGATCTGGGCCGCAGACGTCTCGGCGCCGCCACCCGAACCCGCCACCGCGCCCGATCCCCGCGCGACGGTGCACCCTGCCGGCCCGGCCGGTCCCGCCAGCACGGCGGTGCAGCACGTCGGCACGGTCAACATCGTCGCGCTGCTGCCGGAGCGCCTCGGCGACGCCGCCCTGGTCAACGCCGTCGCGACGATCACCGAGGCGAAGGCGCAGGCGCTGCGCGAGTTGGGCCTGCCCGCCACCGGTACCGCCACCGACGCGGTGACCGTGCTCTGCCCGCCGGACGGCCCCGCCGAACCGTACGGGGGTCCACGGTCGCGCTGGGGTGCCCCGCTGGCCCGCGCCGCCTGCCGGGCGGTACGTGAAGGCGGGGCCCGACCGACCGTCCCCTGGTCACAGCGGTGA